Within Raineyella sp. W15-4, the genomic segment TCAGCAGCGAGTTGGTGGCGGAGTGCCGGAGCCGCTCCACCTCCTCGTTCAGTGAGGAGTCCTTCTCGATGTAGGTGTCCGTCTGCGGGACGTACGCCTCCGGCTGGTAGTAGTCGTAGTACGAGACGAAGTACTCGACGGCGTTGTCCGGGAAGAAGTTGCGCAGCTCGGAGGCGAACTGGGCGGCCAGCGTCTTGTTCGGCTGCATCACCAGCATCGGCCGCTGCAGCCGCTCGGCGAGCCAGGCGACCGTGGCGGTCTTGCCGGTGCCGGTGGCGCCGAGCAGCACCACGTCCTTCTCCCCCGCCTCGATCCGGTGCTGCAACTCGTCGATCGCCTGCGGCTGGTCACCGGCGGGCGCGAAATCGCTGACGACGTGGAACGGGGCGACACGACGGGTGATGTGACTGACCGGACGCATGCTCCGAGCGTACGCGGTGGCACCGACAACGCCGATCCGAGCGACAGCGCGACCACAGTCAGCGGAGATCTGGCAGCGGACCGCACCACGCCACGATCCGCCGGACCATCAGAACGACGAAGGGCCCCCGCACAGGGCGGGGGCCTTCGTCGTTCATGCACACCACTCAGCCGTGCACCCGGTCAGCGTCAGGGCACTGGCCGGCACAGCCGGACCGTACGCTCAGTGGGAGCCGGTCAGCTTGTCACGCAGGGCCTGCAGGGCCTCATCGGAAGCCAGCGACCCCTCGGCCGGCTCATCGGACTCCTGGACGGCGCTGCTGGAGTACGAGGTGCCGGCGTCGACCGCCGCGGTGGCCTCGGCCTTCTCGGCATCCACGACCTGCTGCTTGTGCAGCTCCCAGCGACGCTGTGCCTCGGCGTACTGCGACTCCCAGGCGGCCCGCTGCTCGTCGAAGCCCGGCTTCCAGTCGTTGGTCTCCGGGTCGAAGCCCTCGGGGTAGATGTAGTTGCCCTGGTCGTCGTACGAGGCGGCCATGCCGTAGAGCGTCGGGTCGAAGTCCTCGGCGTTGATGTCGATGCTCTCGTTGGCCTGCTTGAGGGACAGCGAGATCCGGCGACGCTCGAGGTCGATGTCGATGATCTTGACCATGACCTTGTCGTTGACCGAGACGACCTGCTCCGGGATGTCGACGTGGCGCTCGGCCAGCTCGGACACGTGGACCAGACCCTCGATGCCCTCCTCGACCCGGACGAACGCGCCGAACGGGACGAGCTTGGTGACCTTGCCGGGGACGATCTGGCCGATCTGGTGCAGACGGGCGAACGCCTGCCACGGATCCTCCTGGGTCGCCTTCAGCGACAGCGAGACGCGCTCGCGGTCCATGTCGACGTCCAGGACCTCGACGGTGACCTCCTGGCCCACCTCGACGACCTCGGACGGATGGTCGATGTGCTTCCAGGACAGCTCCGAGACGTGCACCAGGCCGTCGACACCGCCGAGATCGACGAACGCGCCGAAGTTGACGAT encodes:
- the rpsA gene encoding 30S ribosomal protein S1; translated protein: MTSSLEATPQVAVDDFASADEFAQAVDGTIKYFNDGDIVTGTVVKVDRDEVLLDIGYKTEGVIPSKELSIKHDVDPFEVVQVGDEVEALVQQKEDKEGRLILSKKRAQYERAWGTIEQIKEEDGVVTGRVIEVVKGGLIVDIGLRGFLPASLVEMRRVRDLQPYVGQELEAKIIELDKNRNNVVLSRRAWLEQTQSEVRHNFLNQLQKGQIRKGVVSSIVNFGAFVDLGGVDGLVHVSELSWKHIDHPSEVVEVGQEVTVEVLDVDMDRERVSLSLKATQEDPWQAFARLHQIGQIVPGKVTKLVPFGAFVRVEEGIEGLVHVSELAERHVDIPEQVVSVNDKVMVKIIDIDLERRRISLSLKQANESIDINAEDFDPTLYGMAASYDDQGNYIYPEGFDPETNDWKPGFDEQRAAWESQYAEAQRRWELHKQQVVDAEKAEATAAVDAGTSYSSSAVQESDEPAEGSLASDEALQALRDKLTGSH